One Rhodococcus sp. P1Y DNA window includes the following coding sequences:
- the mftF gene encoding mycofactocin biosynthesis glycosyltransferase MftF (Members of this protein family, MftF, are glycosyltransferases, members of PF00535 (glycosyl transferase family 2). The encoding gene is found as part of the mycofactocin cassette, in Mycobacterium tuberculosis, many other Actinobacteria, and occasional members of other lineages. Mycofactocin itself, a putative redox carrier, is a heavily modified derivative of the C-terminal Val-Tyr dipeptide of the mycofactocin precursor MftA (TIGR03969).) — protein sequence MGQGRLPDGFGVRVDPRVRRYSDGRVLIGGSPTRMLKLAPTAAAMIGDGFLEVTDSQSALVARKLLDSGVANPRPMSIPSPRDVTVVVPSKNNEAGLSRLLPALHGLNVIVVDDGSDDPVTPPHLTWSVGGVTVLRHEVSRGPAAARNTGLRSATTDFVAFLDSDVVPRKGWLEVMLGHFSDPAVALVAPRIVALEPEGNALARYEHARSSLDLGRKEAAVRAGSSVSYVPSAAMLIRRQVAEECGGFDESMHVAEDVDLCWRLQEAGWRLRYEPVANVAHEHRVTFGRWFGRKMFYGTGASPLAERHPGMVPPISMSPWTLVACLFAASFTRFGLLGALLTLGVTIGRLRKMFVGLDQPTRIAAILATEGFVGGLWQLTSALFRHYWPITLLAVVLSARIRRIALGLAVAEAMSDWYKHRELGGLDPVRYSVFKRIDDVAYGAGLWRGAVHSRSAAALLPRLDT from the coding sequence ATGGGTCAAGGTCGATTGCCTGATGGATTCGGGGTGCGCGTCGATCCTCGTGTACGCAGATACTCGGACGGACGTGTGCTGATCGGGGGATCTCCGACCAGGATGCTCAAGCTTGCCCCCACGGCTGCGGCCATGATCGGCGACGGCTTCCTCGAGGTCACCGATTCGCAGTCCGCACTCGTGGCACGAAAACTGCTCGACTCGGGTGTTGCGAACCCGCGACCGATGTCGATCCCGTCGCCCAGAGATGTCACCGTCGTCGTGCCGTCGAAGAACAACGAGGCAGGGCTGAGTCGACTACTTCCAGCCCTGCACGGTCTCAACGTCATTGTTGTCGACGACGGTTCGGACGATCCCGTCACGCCGCCGCACCTGACGTGGAGCGTGGGTGGGGTGACGGTGCTCAGGCATGAGGTCTCCCGAGGTCCCGCTGCCGCTCGCAACACGGGATTACGCAGTGCAACCACGGATTTCGTCGCATTTCTCGACTCCGATGTCGTACCGCGCAAGGGATGGCTCGAAGTCATGCTCGGTCACTTCTCCGACCCCGCGGTCGCACTGGTCGCTCCGCGAATCGTTGCGCTCGAACCCGAGGGCAACGCGCTCGCACGGTACGAGCACGCTCGATCGTCATTGGACCTGGGACGGAAAGAAGCGGCCGTACGCGCGGGAAGTTCGGTGTCCTACGTGCCGAGCGCTGCCATGCTGATCCGTCGGCAGGTCGCCGAGGAATGCGGGGGATTCGACGAATCGATGCACGTCGCCGAGGATGTCGATCTCTGCTGGAGGTTGCAGGAAGCGGGGTGGCGGCTGAGGTACGAGCCAGTCGCAAACGTCGCCCACGAACACCGGGTGACCTTCGGCCGATGGTTCGGCCGCAAAATGTTCTACGGCACCGGGGCCAGTCCGCTCGCCGAGCGGCATCCAGGAATGGTGCCACCGATCTCGATGTCGCCGTGGACGCTGGTCGCCTGCTTGTTCGCGGCAAGTTTCACCAGGTTCGGGCTTCTCGGGGCGTTACTGACCCTGGGCGTCACAATCGGCCGACTCCGAAAGATGTTCGTCGGTCTCGATCAACCCACGCGAATCGCGGCGATCCTTGCCACCGAAGGATTCGTCGGTGGACTCTGGCAGCTGACGTCGGCGCTGTTCCGACACTATTGGCCGATAACACTGCTGGCGGTGGTGCTGTCCGCCAGAATCCGAAGAATTGCACTGGGATTGGCTGTGGCAGAGGCTATGTCGGACTGGTACAAGCACCGTGAGCTCGGCGGTCTCGACCCCGTGCGGTACTCGGTCTTCAAGCGAATCGACGACGTCGCCTACGGGGCCGGTCTGTGGCGGGGAGCGGTCCATTCGCG